Proteins encoded by one window of Synechococcus sp. MVIR-18-1:
- the recG gene encoding ATP-dependent DNA helicase RecG → MVAQSADDSSGLTPPLDRQGLECFLAWLRPLQQSLSLEADKGFLDLQGRHERFHAFLSRQLATPPPVTLPKDSLMRLQSLATDFAAYPELGDAGRRRLVTGTRQWLHGLRARLEPSAPMAPPRIRVSSSPQTSGRSTNQPFTLDLESPLARVHGIGPKLAERLASLGLLVVRDLIQHYPRDYVDYSALRRIEALEAGETATIVATVRRSHGFTSPRNPNLSIIELQLQDPTGRIKVTRFLAGKRFSNPAYLHGQTRQYPAGATVAVSGLVKSGPYGISFQDPIIEVMESANAPLRSRQIGRLLPVYPLTEGLTADRFRSLVEAVLPAVRLWPDPLPAPRREALGLLARDQALVAIHRPETSEQLQQARHRLVFDEFLLLQLSLMQRRAALRQRSAPVLHGGGEHQGLVGRFLSLLPFELTGAQKRVLAEIEQDLVRPEPMARLVQGDVGSGKTVVAIAALLRAVEAGCQGALMAPTEVLAAQHYRNLCSWLPPLHVSVELLTGSTPRRSRRQILSDLSGGTLRILVGTHALLEDPVAFDRLGLVVVDEQHRFGVRQRNRLLDKGLQPHLLTMTATPIPRTLALSLHGDLDVSQIDELPPGRTPIRTKVVKSSEREEAYELIREQVLQGQRIYVVLPLVEESEKVDLRSAVDVHRQLSEEVFPEFNVGLLHGRLASADKQAVIADFAGGATQILVSTTVVEVGVDVPEASVMVIDHADRFGLAQLHQLRGRVGRGAAASYCLLVNDSRNPLAKQRLEVLVRSNDGFEIAEMDLRFRGPGQVLGTRQSGLPDLALASLADDGSVLEEARDEAASILKEDPDLKCYEHMRVLLEQQRKRSAAAVQLN, encoded by the coding sequence CCGCTGGATCGTCAGGGCTTGGAATGTTTTCTTGCCTGGCTTCGGCCGCTTCAGCAGTCGCTCTCCTTAGAAGCTGATAAGGGATTTCTCGATCTTCAAGGTCGTCATGAACGGTTTCATGCCTTCTTGAGCCGCCAATTGGCAACGCCACCCCCGGTGACTTTGCCTAAAGACAGCTTGATGCGTCTGCAGTCTTTAGCGACTGATTTTGCTGCGTATCCCGAACTTGGTGATGCCGGTCGCCGCCGGCTCGTCACTGGCACCCGGCAATGGCTTCACGGTTTGCGCGCTCGTCTTGAGCCATCGGCACCGATGGCACCCCCGCGGATCAGGGTGTCGTCGTCTCCACAGACTTCTGGGCGATCAACGAACCAACCTTTTACGCTCGATTTGGAGTCGCCGCTTGCCAGGGTTCATGGGATTGGTCCCAAGTTGGCGGAACGATTAGCAAGCCTTGGTCTGCTTGTCGTTCGGGATTTGATTCAGCATTACCCACGCGACTACGTCGATTACTCCGCCTTACGCAGAATTGAGGCGTTGGAGGCTGGAGAAACCGCAACGATTGTGGCCACGGTGCGTCGATCCCATGGCTTCACCAGTCCTCGCAACCCAAATCTTTCGATTATTGAGTTGCAGCTTCAAGACCCCACCGGTCGGATCAAGGTGACGCGATTTTTGGCAGGAAAACGATTTAGTAATCCTGCATACCTGCATGGCCAGACCCGTCAGTACCCTGCCGGCGCCACCGTGGCGGTGAGTGGTTTGGTAAAAAGCGGGCCGTATGGCATCAGCTTTCAAGATCCGATCATTGAGGTAATGGAGAGCGCCAATGCACCGTTGCGTTCTCGCCAGATCGGCCGGTTGTTGCCTGTGTATCCGCTCACTGAAGGACTCACTGCCGATCGTTTTCGAAGCTTGGTGGAAGCGGTTTTGCCCGCTGTTCGTCTTTGGCCTGACCCCCTGCCAGCGCCGCGCCGTGAAGCCCTTGGCTTGCTAGCTCGCGATCAAGCGCTGGTTGCCATCCATCGACCAGAAACCAGTGAGCAACTGCAGCAAGCACGTCATCGTTTGGTGTTTGACGAATTTCTTCTCCTTCAGCTCAGCTTGATGCAACGCAGAGCCGCCCTGCGTCAGCGTTCAGCGCCTGTGCTGCATGGGGGGGGAGAGCACCAAGGATTGGTCGGCCGTTTTTTGTCTCTGCTTCCGTTTGAACTCACGGGTGCTCAGAAGCGGGTGCTCGCGGAAATTGAACAGGATCTGGTGCGCCCCGAACCGATGGCGAGGCTCGTGCAAGGGGATGTGGGAAGTGGAAAAACCGTTGTGGCGATTGCCGCGCTGCTGCGTGCTGTGGAAGCTGGGTGCCAAGGAGCCTTGATGGCGCCAACAGAAGTGTTGGCGGCGCAGCACTACCGCAATTTGTGCAGTTGGTTGCCTCCACTGCACGTCAGCGTGGAGCTGCTCACTGGCTCCACTCCACGACGCAGCCGACGACAAATTTTGAGCGATCTCTCCGGCGGAACGTTGCGCATCCTTGTGGGAACCCATGCCCTCTTGGAGGATCCAGTTGCCTTCGATCGTCTGGGATTGGTGGTGGTTGATGAGCAACATCGCTTTGGAGTGCGTCAACGCAACCGTCTTCTCGACAAGGGCTTGCAACCCCATTTGCTCACGATGACCGCTACACCGATTCCGCGAACCCTGGCGCTTTCGCTCCATGGTGATCTCGACGTGAGTCAGATCGATGAACTCCCTCCAGGTCGAACACCGATTCGCACCAAGGTTGTGAAGAGCTCTGAGCGTGAGGAGGCCTATGAACTCATCCGGGAACAGGTGCTTCAGGGCCAGCGCATTTATGTGGTGCTTCCCTTGGTGGAGGAATCAGAAAAAGTGGATCTTCGCTCAGCGGTTGATGTGCATCGTCAGCTTTCGGAGGAGGTATTTCCAGAGTTCAACGTCGGACTGCTCCATGGCCGATTAGCCAGTGCTGACAAGCAGGCCGTGATTGCTGATTTTGCTGGCGGTGCCACACAGATTTTGGTTTCTACCACCGTGGTGGAAGTGGGGGTGGATGTTCCTGAAGCCAGTGTGATGGTGATTGATCATGCCGATCGGTTTGGCTTGGCTCAGTTGCACCAGTTGCGGGGACGGGTGGGTCGTGGAGCGGCCGCTTCCTACTGCTTACTCGTGAACGACAGCCGTAATCCTTTGGCCAAACAACGGCTTGAAGTTTTAGTCCGTTCCAATGATGGATTTGAGATTGCTGAAATGGACCTGCGCTTTCGAGGTCCTGGTCAGGTGCTAGGCACCCGTCAATCGGGTTTGCCTGATTTAGCGCTCGCGAGCCTCGCAGACGATGGCTCTGTCTTGGAGGAAGCCCGGGATGAGGCGGCAAGCATCCTCAAGGAGGATCCCGACCTCAAATGTTATGAGCACATGCGTGTGCTGTTGGAACAGCAACGCAAGCGTTCAGCCGCCGCTGTACAACTCAATTAG
- a CDS encoding M15 family metallopeptidase, protein MLRPWHSILIDDCGEFLRPLRSVVICMEPHPYVSLGAPYGNAADPFCLRQGVRSRLLAAQVHLQGITSGVGLQPLRFGIFDAWRPVSVQSFMVSHAIEQECARQGIDPEDSEQLNRLESVRSEVARFWAPPSSDFSIPPPHSTGAAVDLTLIDAKGNPLDMGGEIDAIGPESLPLHHADAALNHPDGTAALFHSRRCLLHRVMTQAGFVRHPNEWWHFSFGDQLWAWTVQADRAIYGRDPDLFSLKS, encoded by the coding sequence ATGCTGCGTCCATGGCATTCGATCTTGATTGACGATTGCGGTGAATTCCTGCGACCGCTGCGCTCTGTTGTGATCTGCATGGAGCCACACCCCTATGTGTCATTGGGGGCGCCCTATGGGAATGCAGCAGATCCCTTTTGTCTTCGCCAAGGAGTGAGAAGTCGTTTGCTGGCTGCTCAAGTTCATCTCCAAGGAATCACAAGCGGGGTTGGACTCCAACCACTTCGGTTTGGAATCTTCGATGCCTGGCGTCCCGTGTCAGTTCAATCCTTCATGGTGAGCCACGCCATTGAGCAGGAGTGCGCACGCCAAGGCATTGATCCAGAGGATTCAGAACAGCTGAATCGTTTGGAAAGCGTTCGCTCTGAGGTGGCACGTTTTTGGGCTCCACCGAGTTCTGATTTTTCGATACCGCCTCCCCACAGCACTGGAGCTGCTGTGGATCTCACTCTCATTGATGCAAAGGGGAACCCCTTGGATATGGGGGGGGAAATTGATGCGATCGGCCCCGAGTCTTTACCGCTTCACCATGCTGATGCAGCGCTGAATCATCCTGATGGGACCGCTGCTTTATTCCATAGCCGTCGTTGTTTACTGCATCGTGTGATGACTCAGGCGGGATTTGTGCGTCACCCGAATGAGTGGTGGCACTTCAGTTTTGGTGATCAGCTTTGGGCTTGGACTGTTCAAGCGGATCGTGCCATTTATGGACGGGATCCAGACTTGTTCAGTTTGAAATCTTGA